From the Euphorbia lathyris chromosome 6, ddEupLath1.1, whole genome shotgun sequence genome, one window contains:
- the LOC136232799 gene encoding uncharacterized protein codes for MSSSTTSSSSPSSISSAFSLICILHSIIAITGGALMMFRMKETYTFIHGLDTATKLMGSTPHDQLLIRTSDSFSGLLLFAVGFLIFMVSFVKDREFQSFFAKGCTVLHVFMALWRIYFERRVDVLAWDWMRQTVGDILLAFSWVFFLVYSWREKYD; via the coding sequence ATGTCATCATCAACAACATCATCGTCATCGCCTTCATCGATTTCCTCGGCTTTCTCCTTGATCTGCATCCTCCATTCCATAATCGCCATTACCGGCGGCGCTCTCATGATGTTCCGGATGAAGGAAACTTATACCTTCATTCATGGCCTTGATACTGCTACCAAGCTCATGGGCTCTACCCCGCATGACCAGCTCTTGATTCGGACCTCCGATTCGTTCTCTGGGTtgctgctgtttgctgttgggtTTCTGATTTTCATGGTCTCTTTCGTTAAGGATCGGGAGTTTCAGTCTTTTTTTGCTAAAGGATGTACTGTTCTTCATGTTTTCATGGCTCTTTGGAGGATTTATTTTGAAAGGAGAGTTGATGTCTTGGCTTGGGATTGGATGAGACAAACTGTTGGTGACATTTTATTGGCTTTCTCCTGGGTTTTCTTCCTTGTTTATTCTTGGAGAGAAAAGTatgattaa
- the LOC136232798 gene encoding linoleate 13S-lipoxygenase 3-1, chloroplastic-like, which yields MNPLSIERLQVFPPQSKLNPSIYGPLESAITEAHITGNLQGMSVQQALEENKLFILDYHDVYLPFLEGINNLGDRKAYATRTIFFLTPLETLMPVAIELCLPSLNTNHPAKQVFTPPADATSNWLWQLAKAHVSSNDAGVHQLVHHWLRTHACIEPFIIAAHRQLSIMHPIYKLLHPHMRYTLNINAEARESLINAGGIIESFFAPAKYSMDISSAAYRNWRFDMEGLPADLLRRGMAISDSTQPCGIKLIIEDYPYASDGLLIWSAIEKLVGTYVNHYYNSTSEIISDSELQNWYKECINSGHADHHQAKWWPRLSTPDDLTYILTTIIWIVSAEHAAVNFGQYLYGAYVPIRPPLMRKLMPIEHHLEYENFLKDPEKHYLSSLPSLLQATNYMSVISILSTHEQKEEYLGDRRELSTWSGEPEILEAFYNFSIELKRIEKEIEKRNADPTLQNRSGAGVPPYELLMPSSEPGISFRGVPNSVSI from the exons ATGAATCCCCTAAGCATAGAAAGGCTACAG GTGTTCCCGCCTCAGAGTAAGCTGAATCCATCCATCTACGGTCCTCTTGAATCTGCGATAACCGAAGCACACATCACAGGCAATCTTCAAGGAATGTCTGTGCAACAG GCACTGGAAGAGAATAAGTTGTTCATACTAGATTATCACGATGTGTACCTTCCATTCCTTGAAGGAATAAACAATCTTGGAGATCGAAAAGCATATGCAACTCGAACGATTTTCTTTTTAACTCCATTGGAGACACTAATGCCCGTCGCAATCGAGCTCTGTCTACCATCACTTAATACAAATCATCCGGCAAAGCAAGTCTTTACCCCTCCTGCCGACGCCACTTCAAACTGGCTCTGGCAGCTCGCCAAAGCTCATGTTTCTTCCAATGATGCTGGAGTTCATCAACTTGTTCATCATTG GTTGCGGACACACGCTTGTATAGAGCCATTCATTATAGCGGCACATAGGCAGCTGAGCATAATGCATCCCATATACAAGCTTCTACATCCTCATATGCGATACACACTAAATATAAATGCAGAAGCTCGTGAATCTCTCATCAATGCTGGAGGAATCATCGAGTCTTTTTTTGCCCCAGCAAAATATAGTATGGATATCAGCTCTGCAGCCTATCGAAACTGGCGTTTCGATATGGAAGGCCTTCCTGCAGATTTGCTTAGAAG AGGAATGGCAATATCAGACTCAACACAGCCCTGTGGGATAAAACTAATCATAGAAGACTATCCGTATGCATCAGACGGGCTTCTTATATGGTCTGCCATTGAGAAATTGGTTGGCACATATGTGAATCACTACTACAATAGTACAAGTGAAATCATATCAGACTCAgagcttcaaaattggtacaaaGAATGCATCAATTCCGGTCATGCTGATCATCATCAAGCTAAATGGTGGCCTCGACTTTCTACTCCGGATGACCTTACTTATATACTCACCACCATTATATGGATTGTATCAGCTGAACATGCAGCAGTAAATTTTGGGCAGTATCTGTATGGCGCATATGTGCCAATAAGGCCACCATTGATGCGAAAGCTCATGCCAATTGAACATCATCTCGAATACGAGAATTTCCTAAAGGATCCAGAAAAGCACTACTTGTCATCGTTGCCAAGTCTGCTTCAGGCTACAAATTACATGTCCGTGATTAGTATACTATCGACACATGAACAAAAGGAGGAGTATCTTGGTGATAGAAGAGAGCTTTCGACATGGTCAGGTGAACCGGAAATTCTCGAGGCTTTCTACAACTTTTCAATAGAGTTAAAGAGAATTGAGAAGGAGATTGAAAAGAGAAACGCGGACCCAACCTTACAAAACAGATCTGGAGCAGGGGTTCCACCATATGAGCTGCTCATGCCAAGCTCGGAACCAGGGATTAGTTTTAGAGGCGTACCAAATAGTGTCAGCATATGA